One Simonsiella muelleri ATCC 29453 DNA window includes the following coding sequences:
- a CDS encoding Bax inhibitor-1 family protein, with translation MDNQVTNQYGHSLPSTNLVLQKTYRLLAWSFLPCILGAVAGMVFNPMAVLGGGWIGIVAVFAFFYGMIFVIEKNRYSNTGVILLMIFTFGMGILLSGLLRVAGMYSNGAQLVAVAAAMTAGIFFTVSALARNPKFAINTNKLGSFLMAGVVVVMIAVIANLFLNLPMLSLTISGVFVFLSSLMIMWKTRVIVEGGEDSYISAALSIFIDIYNLFTSLLRLLLAFTGED, from the coding sequence ATGGATAATCAAGTAACCAACCAATACGGACACAGTTTGCCCAGTACCAATCTTGTTTTGCAAAAAACTTATCGCTTATTGGCGTGGTCATTTTTGCCTTGCATCTTAGGGGCGGTGGCTGGCATGGTGTTTAATCCGATGGCGGTATTAGGCGGCGGCTGGATTGGTATTGTTGCCGTATTTGCGTTTTTCTATGGTATGATTTTTGTCATTGAAAAAAATCGCTACAGCAATACAGGTGTGATTTTGTTGATGATTTTTACGTTTGGCATGGGCATTTTACTCAGTGGCTTGCTACGCGTAGCGGGAATGTACAGCAACGGCGCACAATTGGTAGCGGTGGCGGCTGCGATGACGGCTGGTATTTTTTTCACGGTATCTGCTTTGGCACGTAACCCAAAATTTGCGATTAACACCAATAAATTAGGTAGCTTTTTAATGGCTGGTGTGGTGGTGGTGATGATTGCGGTCATTGCCAATTTATTTTTGAATTTGCCGATGTTGTCGTTAACGATTTCGGGCGTATTTGTCTTTTTGAGTTCGTTGATGATTATGTGGAAAACGCGCGTGATTGTTGAAGGCGGCGAAGATAGCTACATCAGTGCAGCATTGAGTATTTTTATTGATATTTATAATTTATTCACTAGTTTGCTGCGTTTGTTGTTGGCATTTACAGGGGAAGATTAA
- the rplM gene encoding 50S ribosomal protein L13 — MKTFSAKPHEVQREWFVIDAEDKVLGRVAAEVASRLRGKHKPEYTPHVDTGDYIIVINADKLRVTGNKFEGKTYYRHSGFPGGIYERSFREMQESFPGRALETAVKGMLPKGPLGYAMIKKLKVYAGAEHQHAAQQPKVLELK; from the coding sequence ATGAAAACCTTTTCAGCGAAACCGCACGAAGTGCAACGCGAATGGTTTGTAATTGACGCAGAAGACAAAGTTTTGGGTCGCGTTGCAGCCGAAGTTGCCAGTCGCTTGCGTGGTAAACACAAACCTGAATATACGCCACACGTAGACACTGGTGACTATATTATTGTGATTAACGCCGACAAATTGCGCGTTACAGGTAACAAATTTGAAGGCAAAACTTACTATCGCCACTCAGGTTTCCCAGGCGGTATTTATGAACGTTCTTTCCGTGAAATGCAAGAGAGCTTTCCAGGTCGTGCATTGGAAACAGCCGTAAAAGGTATGTTGCCAAAAGGTCCATTGGGTTACGCTATGATTAAAAAACTGAAAGTGTATGCTGGTGCAGAACATCAACACGCTGCACAACAACCTAAAGTTTTGGAATTAAAATAA
- the rpsI gene encoding 30S ribosomal protein S9, translated as MNGKYYYGTGRRKSSVARVFLQKGTGQIIVNGRPVDEFFSRETSRMVVRQPLALTENLESFDIKVNVVGGGETGQSGAVRHGITRALIDYDVALKPALSQAGFVTRDAREVERKKAGLRKARRAKQFSKR; from the coding sequence ATGAACGGTAAATACTACTACGGCACAGGTCGCCGCAAAAGCTCAGTAGCTCGCGTGTTCTTGCAAAAAGGCACAGGTCAAATCATCGTGAACGGTCGCCCTGTTGATGAATTTTTCTCTCGTGAAACCAGCCGCATGGTGGTTCGCCAACCTCTGGCTTTGACTGAAAACTTAGAATCATTTGATATCAAAGTGAATGTTGTTGGTGGTGGCGAAACAGGTCAATCTGGTGCAGTACGCCATGGTATCACTCGTGCATTGATTGATTATGATGTAGCCCTGAAACCTGCTTTATCTCAAGCTGGTTTTGTTACTCGTGACGCTCGCGAAGTGGAACGTAAAAAAGCTGGTTTGCGCAAAGCTCGTCGCGCAAAACAATTCTCAAAACGTTAA
- a CDS encoding LysM peptidoglycan-binding domain-containing protein, translating into MNKSIMTMLCVAGIAISAPVFAKGLQVKPNAPKRYVVKQGDTLWGISGKYLYRPYQWPSLWNVNRAKIRNPHWIYPGQVLYLTYVNGRPVLRVGKGASGRKSGFIKLHPQVRDLGSGYGIQTLDVDFYRLFMKHPQFVSANELTHAPRVVAGADGRNIYTNGDRIYADGIIEPGEYLSFRVVQDLKDPITGKSLGKLVEFSGELTTLSNDNTALAERNNSTALNGYSAKQRAKMEAKLAGDEYYVKLDSEKKPTAVRTAVPLQVKTAASEIMRGDYIIRKPDVITQFNAMPHTPDSPVEARIVSVMDGVSETGVGQSVILNKGLADGVDEGTVLSVYKGNRLVQTEWNNPDKKATKILSLPTEEVGLVMVYRTSEHASSAIVLESKSNVSTEDVLREPGQDLETFDDANFQKDGMIDTLKKSK; encoded by the coding sequence ATGAATAAATCCATTATGACAATGTTGTGCGTGGCTGGAATAGCCATTTCTGCACCTGTTTTTGCCAAAGGTTTGCAAGTCAAACCCAATGCACCTAAACGCTATGTTGTGAAGCAAGGTGACACCTTATGGGGCATTTCAGGCAAATATTTGTATCGCCCATACCAATGGCCCAGCTTGTGGAATGTAAACCGTGCAAAAATTCGCAACCCACATTGGATTTATCCTGGTCAAGTGTTGTATTTGACTTATGTGAATGGTCGTCCTGTGTTGCGTGTTGGCAAAGGCGCATCGGGTCGTAAAAGTGGTTTCATCAAATTGCATCCACAAGTGCGTGATTTAGGTTCTGGCTACGGTATCCAAACTTTAGACGTGGATTTTTACCGCTTATTTATGAAACACCCGCAATTTGTTAGCGCAAATGAATTGACACACGCTCCACGCGTGGTTGCTGGCGCAGATGGACGCAATATTTACACCAATGGCGATCGCATTTATGCTGACGGCATCATTGAACCAGGCGAATATTTGAGTTTCCGCGTAGTACAAGATTTGAAAGATCCAATTACAGGCAAATCATTGGGTAAATTGGTTGAATTTAGTGGCGAATTAACCACATTGAGCAACGATAACACCGCGTTAGCAGAACGCAACAATAGCACCGCATTAAATGGATACAGTGCCAAACAACGTGCCAAAATGGAAGCTAAATTGGCTGGCGATGAATATTATGTGAAATTAGACAGCGAGAAAAAACCAACTGCCGTTCGCACAGCAGTGCCATTGCAAGTAAAAACCGCCGCATCTGAAATCATGCGTGGCGATTACATTATTCGCAAACCAGACGTGATAACACAATTTAATGCGATGCCACACACACCAGATTCTCCTGTGGAAGCGCGTATTGTTTCCGTGATGGACGGCGTATCGGAAACTGGTGTGGGTCAAAGCGTGATTCTGAATAAAGGCTTGGCCGATGGCGTGGACGAAGGTACGGTGTTGTCTGTCTATAAAGGCAATCGCTTAGTACAAACCGAATGGAACAACCCAGACAAAAAAGCCACTAAAATTTTGAGTTTACCAACTGAAGAAGTTGGCTTAGTGATGGTGTATCGTACCAGTGAACACGCATCATCTGCAATTGTGTTAGAGAGCAAATCCAATGTGAGTACTGAAGATGTGTTGCGTGAACCTGGTCAAGATTTGGAAACATTTGACGATGCAAACTTCCAAAAAGACGGTATGATTGATACATTGAAAAAATCTAAATAA
- the def gene encoding peptide deformylase, whose protein sequence is MALLPILKYPDPKLHTVAKPVSEVNDRIKKLVADMAETMYESRGIGLAATQVDVHERVVVIDLSEERNQLITLINPIITHKDGETTYEEGCLSVPGVYDTVTRAERVTVEFLDADGHAQKLDADGLLAICIQHELDHLQGKVFVEYLSPLKQNRIKTKMKKREREEMRHNM, encoded by the coding sequence ATGGCACTTCTCCCCATCTTAAAATATCCAGATCCGAAATTACATACAGTTGCTAAACCTGTGAGTGAAGTAAATGACCGCATCAAAAAATTGGTGGCAGATATGGCGGAAACCATGTATGAATCACGCGGCATAGGCTTGGCTGCCACACAAGTTGATGTTCATGAGCGTGTGGTGGTTATTGATTTATCTGAAGAACGCAACCAACTGATTACCCTGATTAATCCAATTATTACCCACAAAGACGGTGAAACCACTTACGAAGAAGGTTGCTTATCTGTTCCAGGTGTGTATGACACGGTAACTCGTGCCGAACGTGTAACCGTAGAATTTTTGGACGCAGACGGTCATGCACAAAAATTGGATGCAGACGGTTTATTAGCGATTTGTATCCAACACGAATTGGATCATCTGCAAGGCAAAGTGTTTGTGGAATATTTGTCGCCACTCAAACAAAATCGCATCAAAACCAAAATGAAAAAACGTGAACGCGAAGAAATGCGCCATAATATGTAA